One Nicotiana tomentosiformis chromosome 4, ASM39032v3, whole genome shotgun sequence genomic window carries:
- the LOC138909857 gene encoding uncharacterized protein: MGLFRREIHNFCQNETETVFEALERFKEIVCKCQHSGIELQDFWDGLTPTSHRTLSNAAGGPLMKKTPEEIVTFLDELSEDANQWPSKVAERRRPTGVHQVDANISVQVQLDSMANEMRKLTLASIHSEPPTACDIYRIGHPTHKCQASIEEVNVVGNYNFNAMGQKHPGFSWSSPGAIKELGIGLRNLERQVGQIATILSEIIPGTLPGDTEKNPKQTINDVTLRSGQVLKDPTLVKNKATPEKESRKELKIEDDDKQIEKKKGKNGAEKKKKKETSRREESNEERKHMHALPFPQKLYRGKLDKHLSKVLEEDPYKEEKDITNLSGQTYRALQCYIAKQTITKVKLEKEIGEIRSVPIALQMADQTTITPEGIVEDVLVRVDRFVFPVDFIVVNMEENKEVPLILGRPFPAMCRAILDIHDKKLMLRVGEEMVTIEMNVATGVKQEKPAASVEWKLKSLKDKVPVIEKDKCRGVPQ, from the exons ATGGGACTGTTTAGAAGGGAAATCCACAACTTCTGTCAGAATGAGACTGAAACGGTGTTTGAAGCTTTGGAGAGGTTCAAAGAAATAGTGTGTAAGTGTCAGCATAGTGGAATagaactccaggatttttgggatggattgacaccaacTTCACATAGAACACTGAGCAACGCAGCTGGAGGTccgttgatgaaaaagactccagaggagatagttacttTTCTAGATGAGTTGTCTgaggatgcaaatcagtggccctctaaagttgctgaaagaagaagaccgactggtgttcaccaagttgacgcTAACATatctgtgcaggtacagcttGATTCCATGGCAAATGAAATGAGGAAGCTAACTTTAGCTTCAATACATAGTGAGCCTCCTACAGCATGTGACATATATAGAATaggacaccctactcataagTGTCAAGCCTCGATCGAGGAAGTTAATGTTGTTGGTAATTacaacttcaatgcaatgggtcagaagcaccccggtttttcatggagttcacccgGAG ctatcaaagaacttgggatAGGTTTGCGTAACTTGGAGaggcaagtgggacaaattgcaactatATTATCTGAGATAATACCAGGTACTCTTCCTGGTGATACTGAAAAGAATCCAAAACAAACGATAAATgatgtgaccttgagaagcggaCAAGTGCTGAAAGATCCCACTCTAGTTAAAAATAAAGCTACGCCTGAAAAAGAAAGTAGGAAGGAGCTGAAAATTGAAGATGATGATAAACAGAttgagaagaagaaaggcaagaatggagctgagaaaaagaaaaagaaggaaacttcaagaagggaggaatccAATGAAGAAAGAAAGCACATGCatgctttaccttttccccaaaagctctATAGAGGAAAGCTGgataagca cttaaGCAAAGTTCTTGAAgaagatccttacaaagaagagaaagatataaCAAACCTTAGTGGTCAAActtacagagcattgcagtgctatattgcaaaacaaactatCACAAAAGT gaaactggagaaggagattggagagataaggtcggtgccaaTAGCATTGCAgatggcagaccaaacgactataACACCCGAGGGGATAGTAGAAGATGTTTTGGTACGGGTGGATAGgttcgtatttcctgtagatttcatagtagtgaatatggaggagaacaaggaggtccccctcatcctaggaagaccatttcCAGCAATGTGTAGAGCTATACTAGATATACATGATaaaaaactcatgcttagagtgggtgaggagatggTGACTattgagatgaatgtagcaacTGGAGTGAAAcaggagaagccagctgcaagtgttgagtggaagctAAAGAGTTTGAAAGATAAGGTCCCAGTGATTGAGAAAGACAAGTGCAGGGGTGTACCCCAATAA